DNA from Thiomicrorhabdus sp. Kp2:
GTGAGCCGTGCACGTACCTTTGGTTTTATGAAAGATATGGAGACGTTACGAGCACGAAATCTAGGGTTGGGAGCGAGTTTAAAAAATGCGATTGGTCTTGATGAGAAAGGTGTAATGAATATCGAAGGCCTTCGAGATAAAGATGAGTTTGTACGGCATAAAATTTTAGATGCAGTAGGTGATTTATACATGCTGGGGCATCCTATTGTGGGTGAGTTTACCGCTCATAAGTCTGGGCATGCATTAAACAATCAATTATTAAGAGCTTTATTAGAGCAACCTGAAGCTTATGAATTGGTAGAGTACTCTGATGAAGGTGGAAAACCACCTGTGAGGTATGGTAGTAGTAAGGTTCTACTTTAGTGCCAAATTAACTATTAGAAAAAACGCCCTAGTCATGGGCGTTTTTTTTTGCACGTAAACTGAGTGATTTAAGAGCTTCACTGAGGCCTTTTGATTTAACGGATTGACTGATTTGTAGCATCTCTTCAGCATCTTGATTGCTGGGTGGCGTGACAATTTTTTTGGTACGAACAGGATCAGGTGATTGTGGTAAGACATGAACCTTTACATTTCTGAGTTCTAAGTGTGGAAAGTGCTCTTGGTAGATGCCCAGCAAATTGGGTTCATAAAAGCGCAATTGTGTTGCCCAAATACTTTCATCAAGTTGCAATAGTAGCGTATTTTTTTCAAAGCTCACGCCAACCAAATGAGGTTGAAGTTCTGTCGGTAAGCTATCCTGTCCCACCTCTAGAAGAGCTTGGAAAAGCTGTGCGTCTGCCAGTAAGTTTTTTAGCGCACCTTGTGCTTGATTTAAGAGAGGTTTCATACTGTTAGTATTTGGTTTTATGTTAGAATATTCGCTCATTTTACCGCAATAATGATTGTACAAAACCCCAAAAATTGGGGTTTAGCGTAAAATGATGCAGAATCAAATTTGTGATTCGCCCGCTTGACAGCTTATGTCATCTATTGTTAGCACTATTTTTTAATTGGAATGAACATTTAAATGGCCTTAAATATCTTTACAAAACTCTTTGGTAGTCGAAACGAACGCATGCTTAAACAGTATCGTAAAGTGACTCAATCAATTAATGCATTAGAAGAAGAATATGAAGCATTAACAGACGAAGAGTTGCAACAGAAAACCCAAGAATTTAAACAGTTTCTTGAAGATGGTAACACCTTAGATGACATTCTTCCGCAAGCTTTTGCGGTTGTGCGTGAAGCAGGTAAACGTGTTTTTGGAATGCGTCATTATGATGTGCAGATGATTGGTGGTATGGCTCTTAATGATGGGCGTATTGCTGAGATGCGAACGGGTGAAGGTAAAACCTTGGTGGCAACTCTTCCTGTTTATTTAAATGCGCTGAAAGGTGAGGGTGTTCATGTTATTACCGTAAATGACTACCTCGCTAAACGTGATGCTGAACAGATGGGGCAGTTATATAGTTTTTTAGGGTTAAGTACCGGTGTGATTTTAAGCGGCCAATCTCAACAAGAGAAACAAGCCGCTTATGCTCAAGATATTACTTATGGAACGAATAACGAATTCGGTTTTGATTATCTGCGTGACAATATGGCAATTTTCTCAGCTGAAAAAGTCATGCGTGGTCAACATTTTGCCGTCATTGATGAGGTTGACTCAATTTTGATTGATGAGGCTCGTACACCTTTGATTATTTCAGGGCCATCTGAAGATAAATCGGAGCTATACAAAAAAATTAACCCATTAGTTGCACACCTTGAACAGGGTGAAGAAGATCTAGAGACCAAAACCTCTTCGGGTGACTTTACGATTGATGAAAAATCAAAGCAAGTCTATTTAACGGATGATGGACATGCCAAAGTCGAAGCAATGATGGCCGAGCAAGGACTGCTTGAAGAAGGTGATAGCCTTTATGATGCGGCTCACATCGGTTTAATGATTCATGTGAATGCGGCTCTAAGAGCCAATTTACTGTTTGAAAAGAACCGTGATTACATTGTTGAAAATGATGAAGTTGTCATTATCGATGAGTTTACAGGTCGTAAAATGGAAGGGCGTCGCTGGAGTGAAGGTTTACACCAAGCGGTTGAGGCGAAAGAGGGTGTTAAGATTCAACAAGAGAGTCAAACATTTGCTTCAATTACTTTCCAGAACTACTTCCGTCAATATGAAAAATTATCTGGTATGACGGGGACAGCGGACACTGAAGCGGGTGAGTTTTTATCCACCTATAATCTTGAAGTTGTCGTTATCCCACCAAATAAAACACCAACAAGAATCGATTTACCTGACTTGGTCTTTTTGGATATGGAAGGGAAATTTCATGCCATTGTTAGAGATATTGCTGAAACACATAAATCACAACAGCCTGTATTGGTGGGTACCGCTTCAATTGAAATGTCGGAGCTTTTATCGCGTTTTCTAACACAAGAAAATGTGCCACATAATGTTTTGAATGCCAAACAACATGAAAAAGAAGCGTCTATTATTGCTAATGCTGGGCGTCCAGGTGCCGTTACGATTGCTACCAATATGGCAGGGCGTGGTACTGATATTGTATTAGGCGGTAATTTAGAACTTGAACTAGCTGAATTGAACAATCCTAGTGAGGAAAAAGTTAAGCAAGTAACAGCAGATTGGAAAAAACGCCATGATGAGGTGTTGAGTTTTGGCGGTTTAAAAGTGATTGGTTCAGAACGACATGAATCAAGACGTATTGATAACCAGTTACGTGGTCGTTCTGGGCGTCAGGGTGATGTGGGAACCACACGTTTTTATCTCTCTTTAGATGACGATTTGATGCGTCGTTTTGCTTCTGAAAAAGTAAAATCTATGATGAAACGTTTAGGTATGACTTCTGATGAAGCGATTGAGCATAAGATGGTCACTAAGTCGATTGAGCGAGCTCAAAAGCAAGTTGAACGTATGCATCAAGATGAGCGTGCAAACTTACTTAAATTTGATGATATTTCTAATCAACAGCGTAAAGTGGTTTATCAACAGCGTAACGAGTTAATGGAAGCTGAAGAGGTTTCTGATGTAGTTGATAGTTTGCGTGAACAAGTCGTTGAACAACTTGT
Protein-coding regions in this window:
- the secA gene encoding preprotein translocase subunit SecA, whose protein sequence is MALNIFTKLFGSRNERMLKQYRKVTQSINALEEEYEALTDEELQQKTQEFKQFLEDGNTLDDILPQAFAVVREAGKRVFGMRHYDVQMIGGMALNDGRIAEMRTGEGKTLVATLPVYLNALKGEGVHVITVNDYLAKRDAEQMGQLYSFLGLSTGVILSGQSQQEKQAAYAQDITYGTNNEFGFDYLRDNMAIFSAEKVMRGQHFAVIDEVDSILIDEARTPLIISGPSEDKSELYKKINPLVAHLEQGEEDLETKTSSGDFTIDEKSKQVYLTDDGHAKVEAMMAEQGLLEEGDSLYDAAHIGLMIHVNAALRANLLFEKNRDYIVENDEVVIIDEFTGRKMEGRRWSEGLHQAVEAKEGVKIQQESQTFASITFQNYFRQYEKLSGMTGTADTEAGEFLSTYNLEVVVIPPNKTPTRIDLPDLVFLDMEGKFHAIVRDIAETHKSQQPVLVGTASIEMSELLSRFLTQENVPHNVLNAKQHEKEASIIANAGRPGAVTIATNMAGRGTDIVLGGNLELELAELNNPSEEKVKQVTADWKKRHDEVLSFGGLKVIGSERHESRRIDNQLRGRSGRQGDVGTTRFYLSLDDDLMRRFASEKVKSMMKRLGMTSDEAIEHKMVTKSIERAQKQVERMHQDERANLLKFDDISNQQRKVVYQQRNELMEAEEVSDVVDSLREQVVEQLVAMYIPKGSLEEQWDIPGVEKAIAEELGAQFSIQTWLDEDKNLYEEKLVERIVAELATLYQAKMAVVDPATRHHFEKEVLLRTIDRQWREHLSEMDYLRRGIHLRGYAQKDPFQEYRRESSEMFHNFLQEVTFETVKVLSLVQIEGSQDVADFDEQTEKERPHNLDATHPSADGLSDDNQEVEVEADSTFKREAPKVGRNDPCPCGSGKKYKQCCGKLS
- a CDS encoding DUF721 domain-containing protein — translated: MKPLLNQAQGALKNLLADAQLFQALLEVGQDSLPTELQPHLVGVSFEKNTLLLQLDESIWATQLRFYEPNLLGIYQEHFPHLELRNVKVHVLPQSPDPVRTKKIVTPPSNQDAEEMLQISQSVKSKGLSEALKSLSLRAKKNAHD